In one Epinephelus moara isolate mb chromosome 6, YSFRI_EMoa_1.0, whole genome shotgun sequence genomic region, the following are encoded:
- the LOC126391377 gene encoding uncharacterized protein LOC126391377 isoform X2 — translation MLKTMRDHQDLRTYSTVMLHSVSAGGVYCAKTARARAAALGLDFPGVHGAPDLHGPAPHRMPFGPQPYDDSDPELDETGPNVASYSQSQPEVRSLHDRIQKQAHPRSWHGTYSPVQSDYTTDQVLSPPRGRSVINRKSNFEEVKHVAPPTLTAARGQPDLVNWDPQGRNKPLSFVYNEHDLAVDESVPNRRGMSLSGLSLPRSRGHGAHQRGLTGNGPGRGVPVLGSSGITDKDRVRAMTRSAAVGRLNRIRFSGHLAQPLRRRLNVKQFFQGNPALRHLTRSEIRSS, via the exons CACCGTCATGCTTCACTCTGTGTCAGCTGGAGGTGTGTATTGTGCTAAAACAGCCAGAG CCCGTGCAGCTGCCCTGGGTTTGGATTTTCCTGGAGTCCATGGAGCCCCTGATCTCCATGGACCagccccccacaggatgccgtTTGGTCCTCAGCCTTACGATGACAGTGATCCTGAATTGGATGAGACTGGACCTAACGTGGCCTCCTACAGTCAAAGTCAACCAGAAGTGCGATCCCTACATGACAGGATACAGAAACAGGCTCACCCCAGGAGTTGGCATGGCACTTACAGTCCAGTTCAAAGTGACTACACCACCGACCAAGTGCTTAGCCCTCCCAGAGGACGCTCAGTTATTAACCGCAAGTCCAATTTTGAGGAGGTCAAGCATGTTGCCCCCCCAACTCTGACTGCAGCCCGGGGCCAGCCTGACCTTGTGAATTGGGATCCTCAAGGTCGCAACAAGCCGCTCTCATTTGTCTACAATGAGCACGACCTTGCTGTTGACGAGTCTGTCCCAAATAGACGTGGCATGTCTCTGAGTGGGCTCTCCCTGCCCAGAAGCAGGGGTCACGGCGCTCACCAGAGGGGTCTAACTGGAAACGGCCCGGGAAGAGGAGTCCCTGTCCTCGGTTCATCCGGCATCACTGACAAAGACCGCGTCAGAGCGATGACTAGAAGTGCTGCTGTCGGTAGACTGAACAGGATTAGGTTCTCTGGCCATCTTGCTCAGCCGCTGCGCAGACGCCTCAATGTCAAACAGTTTTTTCAAGGTAACCCCGCCCTGAGACATCTGACGAGAAGCGAAATCAGGTCCAGTTAG
- the LOC126391377 gene encoding uncharacterized protein LOC126391377 isoform X1 — protein sequence MAAGMCVPLLMVLLSTVMLHSVSAGGVYCAKTARARAAALGLDFPGVHGAPDLHGPAPHRMPFGPQPYDDSDPELDETGPNVASYSQSQPEVRSLHDRIQKQAHPRSWHGTYSPVQSDYTTDQVLSPPRGRSVINRKSNFEEVKHVAPPTLTAARGQPDLVNWDPQGRNKPLSFVYNEHDLAVDESVPNRRGMSLSGLSLPRSRGHGAHQRGLTGNGPGRGVPVLGSSGITDKDRVRAMTRSAAVGRLNRIRFSGHLAQPLRRRLNVKQFFQGNPALRHLTRSEIRSS from the exons ATGGCTGCAGGCATGTGTGTACCACTACTGATGGTTCTTCTCAG CACCGTCATGCTTCACTCTGTGTCAGCTGGAGGTGTGTATTGTGCTAAAACAGCCAGAG CCCGTGCAGCTGCCCTGGGTTTGGATTTTCCTGGAGTCCATGGAGCCCCTGATCTCCATGGACCagccccccacaggatgccgtTTGGTCCTCAGCCTTACGATGACAGTGATCCTGAATTGGATGAGACTGGACCTAACGTGGCCTCCTACAGTCAAAGTCAACCAGAAGTGCGATCCCTACATGACAGGATACAGAAACAGGCTCACCCCAGGAGTTGGCATGGCACTTACAGTCCAGTTCAAAGTGACTACACCACCGACCAAGTGCTTAGCCCTCCCAGAGGACGCTCAGTTATTAACCGCAAGTCCAATTTTGAGGAGGTCAAGCATGTTGCCCCCCCAACTCTGACTGCAGCCCGGGGCCAGCCTGACCTTGTGAATTGGGATCCTCAAGGTCGCAACAAGCCGCTCTCATTTGTCTACAATGAGCACGACCTTGCTGTTGACGAGTCTGTCCCAAATAGACGTGGCATGTCTCTGAGTGGGCTCTCCCTGCCCAGAAGCAGGGGTCACGGCGCTCACCAGAGGGGTCTAACTGGAAACGGCCCGGGAAGAGGAGTCCCTGTCCTCGGTTCATCCGGCATCACTGACAAAGACCGCGTCAGAGCGATGACTAGAAGTGCTGCTGTCGGTAGACTGAACAGGATTAGGTTCTCTGGCCATCTTGCTCAGCCGCTGCGCAGACGCCTCAATGTCAAACAGTTTTTTCAAGGTAACCCCGCCCTGAGACATCTGACGAGAAGCGAAATCAGGTCCAGTTAG